The Novosphingobium terrae genome has a window encoding:
- a CDS encoding Bax inhibitor-1/YccA family protein encodes MAIWNDPQPSQTGFGASSRMNAGFSARSQTLDVGLRKHMLSIYNYMTSAVILSGIVALVLSQLVMSGNPAAIALLTSPLRYVIMLAPLGFVLAMNFGLARMQPSTLKMLFWAFAFAMGLSLSSILLVYTGTSVALTFFATAGAFAGLSLVGYTTKKDLSGFGSFLIMGLFGLIIASLVGMFFHVPGLAMVISVLGVLIFAGLTAYDTQRLKAMYVQVAGTEYEEKIAVMGALTLYLDFINMFQFLLSFLGDRR; translated from the coding sequence ATGGCCATCTGGAATGACCCCCAGCCCTCGCAGACGGGCTTTGGCGCGTCTTCGAGGATGAATGCCGGGTTTTCGGCGCGCTCGCAGACGCTCGACGTCGGCCTGCGCAAGCATATGCTCTCGATCTACAATTACATGACCTCGGCGGTGATCCTCTCGGGCATCGTGGCGCTGGTGCTTTCGCAGCTGGTGATGTCGGGCAATCCCGCCGCCATTGCGCTGCTCACCTCGCCGCTGCGCTATGTCATCATGCTGGCCCCGCTGGGCTTCGTGCTGGCGATGAACTTCGGTCTGGCGCGCATGCAGCCCTCGACGCTGAAGATGCTGTTCTGGGCTTTCGCTTTCGCGATGGGCCTGTCGCTGTCCTCGATCCTGCTGGTCTACACCGGCACCTCGGTGGCGCTGACCTTCTTCGCCACGGCGGGCGCCTTCGCGGGCCTCAGCCTGGTGGGTTACACCACCAAGAAGGATCTGTCGGGCTTCGGCAGCTTCCTGATCATGGGCCTGTTCGGCCTGATCATCGCTTCGCTGGTGGGCATGTTCTTCCACGTTCCGGGTCTGGCCATGGTCATCTCGGTGCTGGGCGTGCTGATCTTCGCGGGCCTGACCGCTTATGACACGCAGCGCCTCAAGGCGATGTATGTGCAGGTTGCCGGCACGGAATATGAAGAGAAGATCGCGGTGATGGGCGCGCTGACGCTGTACCTCGATTTCATCAACATGTTCCAGTTCCTGCTCAGCTTCCTGGGTGACCGCCGTTAA
- a CDS encoding SPOR domain-containing protein, translating to MSGDRQARARHGLGLMPGSDMRGRLTLMGAASLGCMMVSAVAGSAAMAQSLPVVSHPVVQPLPTGHNQAQVPSNDPARQLSNALARIASNPSDAEALLDAGNAATALGDTASAEGFYARAEKLAPGNPHALAALAVSKLHGEDPVGAIPMFEQASQGMVLSGDQLADRGLSYDLVGDNASAQRYYREALANGATDEAVRRLALSQAIAGDRKSMETTLAPLLQKQDRAAWRTRAFAFAILGREDEAEAIARSTMPAELANGMSPYLRFMRKLTPAQQAAAANLGRFPHASQIGKDDPRIAAYASQHGIRHLAAADAPLAPAGAPLGTPAAATPQPTKLAANTKKTRGWKGGAPIDTTPAPAAPPSAASNPLPPEPNPSREVSPPPALASAARRPAPVATPVAAKADAELPPISGTAMPQSAATPPPALAMAGEKPHQEASRFDLGRLPPAETTPAAAPAMPGPVAAVPPAPGVTAPPPPPVTFVAAEPAAPVHVKTAAKAPGRAPSHKPSFAEAFSEWGSPSGHKEVGRKEAAEAPASGAVDIRKIKAPRPAPKAPPPPKYPSRVWVQVGVGRDFKRIAYDWRQMSRDYAKILKGMPAWTTDWGRTNRVLVGPFDDQADAKAFEAKLKKAGREGAFMWLSDEGQEVDPL from the coding sequence ATGAGCGGTGATCGCCAGGCACGGGCGCGGCATGGGCTGGGCCTGATGCCGGGATCGGACATGCGCGGCAGGCTGACCCTTATGGGCGCGGCCTCGCTGGGTTGCATGATGGTGAGCGCTGTGGCTGGTTCCGCTGCCATGGCGCAGAGCCTGCCGGTGGTGTCGCATCCGGTGGTGCAGCCGCTGCCCACGGGGCACAATCAGGCGCAGGTTCCCAGCAATGATCCGGCGCGGCAGCTCAGCAATGCGCTGGCACGGATCGCCAGCAATCCTTCCGATGCCGAGGCTCTGCTCGATGCGGGCAATGCCGCCACGGCACTGGGCGATACCGCTTCGGCGGAAGGCTTTTATGCCCGCGCCGAAAAGCTGGCCCCCGGCAATCCGCATGCTCTGGCCGCTCTGGCGGTCTCCAAACTGCATGGCGAGGACCCGGTCGGGGCCATTCCCATGTTCGAGCAGGCCTCGCAGGGGATGGTGTTGAGCGGTGATCAGCTGGCCGATCGCGGCCTGTCCTATGATCTGGTGGGCGACAATGCCTCGGCCCAGCGCTATTATCGCGAGGCGCTGGCCAATGGCGCCACGGATGAGGCGGTGCGCCGTCTGGCGCTGAGCCAGGCCATTGCCGGTGACCGCAAATCGATGGAAACCACGCTGGCGCCGCTGCTTCAGAAGCAGGATCGCGCGGCCTGGCGCACCCGCGCCTTCGCTTTCGCCATTCTGGGGCGTGAGGATGAGGCCGAGGCCATCGCCCGCTCGACCATGCCTGCCGAGCTGGCCAATGGCATGTCGCCCTATCTGCGTTTCATGCGCAAGCTGACCCCGGCGCAGCAGGCGGCGGCGGCCAATCTGGGCCGCTTCCCGCATGCCTCGCAGATCGGCAAGGACGATCCGCGGATTGCGGCCTATGCTTCGCAGCATGGCATCCGCCATCTGGCCGCCGCCGATGCGCCGCTGGCGCCTGCCGGGGCACCGCTGGGAACGCCCGCCGCTGCCACGCCTCAGCCGACGAAGCTGGCCGCCAACACGAAGAAAACCCGTGGCTGGAAGGGTGGGGCGCCGATCGACACCACGCCCGCGCCCGCAGCGCCCCCCTCCGCCGCCAGCAATCCGCTGCCGCCCGAGCCCAATCCTTCGCGCGAAGTGTCGCCGCCGCCTGCTCTGGCCAGCGCGGCGCGTCGCCCGGCGCCGGTGGCTACCCCCGTGGCCGCGAAAGCCGATGCCGAGCTGCCGCCGATCTCCGGCACGGCCATGCCTCAGAGCGCAGCCACACCTCCGCCCGCGCTCGCCATGGCGGGTGAGAAGCCGCATCAGGAAGCCAGCCGTTTCGATCTGGGCCGTCTGCCGCCTGCGGAAACCACGCCTGCCGCGGCGCCTGCCATGCCCGGCCCCGTCGCCGCTGTGCCGCCTGCGCCGGGCGTGACCGCCCCGCCGCCGCCGCCGGTGACCTTTGTGGCAGCCGAGCCTGCTGCGCCGGTTCATGTGAAGACTGCGGCCAAGGCTCCCGGCAGGGCGCCGTCTCACAAGCCGAGTTTTGCCGAGGCCTTTTCCGAATGGGGCAGTCCTTCGGGGCATAAGGAAGTCGGCCGCAAGGAGGCTGCCGAGGCGCCTGCTTCGGGCGCGGTCGATATTCGCAAGATCAAGGCGCCGCGTCCTGCGCCCAAGGCGCCGCCGCCGCCCAAATATCCCAGCCGCGTCTGGGTGCAGGTGGGCGTGGGCCGCGATTTCAAGCGCATCGCCTATGACTGGCGCCAGATGAGCCGGGACTATGCCAAGATTCTCAAGGGCATGCCTGCCTGGACCACCGATTGGGGGCGCACCAACCGCGTGCTGGTCGGGCCGTTTGACGATCAGGCCGATGCCAAGGCGTTTGAGGCCAAGCTGAAGAAGGCGGGCCGTGAGGGCGCCTTCATGTGGCTCTCGGATGAAGGTCAGGAGGTTGATCCTCTCTGA
- the ftsZ gene encoding cell division protein FtsZ — protein MSINIGPPAVEELRPRITVIGVGGAGGNAIANMINAEIEGVDFVVANTDAQALNNSIAKNRIQLGLEITKGLGAGARPEVGRAAAEETIAEIERALEGVHMCFIAAGMGGGTGTGAAPVIAKVARDKGVLTVGVVTKPFLFEGTRRMRSADAGIEELQKHVDTLIVIPNQNLFLIAKAETTFKEAFELADEVLQQGVRSITDLMVMPGLINLDFADVRSVMAEMGKAMMGTGEGSGEHRALEAAERAIANPLLDGVSMQGAKGVIISIIGGDDMKLLEVDEAANHIRELVDPNANIIWGSAFNPDLQGKIRVSVVATGIEQTAQMAEEASRPFTMNAARGPARPSISVPGAPMAQPIVPPAGPALTIPPAQPAPHVNFAPASFTPEPQQAPQPVFTPLSAPQVEEPLDLELGQEAPGGPDELLLDASRLADFDGPAPARRRNLLSEHEQPQQGHQAHQPYAPLEPSQRFTPAPEQSVRPAGSSGGTLFERMANLAGRRHSDDDDHDGDEGGAINIPRFLGRQNNQ, from the coding sequence ATGAGCATCAATATCGGTCCGCCTGCCGTCGAGGAGCTGCGCCCGCGCATCACCGTCATCGGAGTTGGCGGCGCCGGAGGCAACGCCATCGCCAACATGATCAACGCCGAGATCGAGGGTGTCGACTTTGTCGTCGCCAACACCGATGCTCAGGCGCTGAACAATTCGATCGCCAAGAACCGCATCCAGCTGGGGCTTGAGATCACCAAGGGTCTGGGCGCCGGTGCCCGTCCCGAGGTCGGTCGCGCTGCGGCTGAGGAAACCATCGCCGAGATCGAGCGGGCGCTCGAAGGCGTGCATATGTGCTTTATCGCTGCCGGTATGGGCGGCGGCACGGGCACGGGCGCGGCTCCGGTGATCGCCAAGGTGGCGCGCGACAAGGGCGTGCTGACCGTGGGCGTGGTGACCAAGCCCTTCCTGTTCGAAGGCACGCGCCGCATGCGCAGCGCCGACGCGGGTATCGAGGAGCTGCAGAAGCACGTCGATACGCTGATCGTCATCCCGAACCAGAACCTGTTCCTGATCGCCAAGGCGGAAACCACCTTCAAGGAAGCTTTCGAGCTGGCCGATGAGGTGCTTCAGCAGGGCGTGCGCTCGATCACCGATCTGATGGTGATGCCGGGCCTGATCAACCTCGACTTTGCCGACGTGCGTTCGGTGATGGCCGAGATGGGCAAGGCCATGATGGGCACCGGCGAGGGCAGCGGCGAACATCGCGCGCTGGAAGCCGCGGAGCGCGCCATCGCCAACCCGCTGCTCGATGGCGTGTCGATGCAGGGCGCCAAGGGCGTCATCATCTCGATCATCGGCGGCGACGACATGAAGCTGCTGGAGGTCGATGAGGCCGCCAACCACATCCGTGAGCTGGTCGATCCCAACGCCAACATCATCTGGGGCAGCGCCTTCAACCCTGATCTGCAGGGCAAGATCCGCGTCTCGGTGGTGGCCACCGGCATCGAGCAGACCGCGCAGATGGCCGAAGAGGCCAGCCGCCCCTTCACGATGAACGCCGCGCGTGGCCCCGCCCGCCCGTCGATCTCGGTGCCCGGCGCGCCCATGGCGCAGCCGATCGTGCCGCCTGCCGGCCCGGCGCTGACCATTCCGCCCGCGCAGCCCGCGCCGCATGTCAACTTCGCCCCGGCCAGCTTCACACCCGAGCCGCAGCAGGCCCCGCAGCCGGTGTTCACGCCGCTCTCGGCCCCGCAGGTTGAGGAGCCGCTGGATCTGGAGCTGGGTCAGGAAGCGCCCGGCGGCCCCGATGAGCTGCTGCTCGATGCCAGCCGTCTGGCCGATTTCGACGGTCCGGCGCCTGCTCGCCGCCGCAATCTGCTGTCCGAGCATGAGCAGCCGCAGCAGGGCCATCAGGCGCATCAGCCCTATGCCCCGCTGGAGCCCTCGCAGCGCTTCACGCCCGCGCCGGAGCAGTCGGTGCGTCCTGCCGGCTCCTCGGGCGGCACGCTGTTCGAGCGGATGGCCAATCTGGCCGGTCGCCGCCACAGCGATGACGACGATCATGATGGCGATGAGGGTGGGGCGATCAACATCCCGCGCTTCCTCGGTCGCCAGAACAATCAGTAA
- a CDS encoding type III secretion system chaperone family protein has translation MVTRTVQDDLPRHEDSAPVEMLAALFEARGWTYDFVSDDEITGEVQGSWATYQLRGIWRSEDNVLQLLCLPDIRVPDDKKPAMFEVVSLINEQLWLGHFDVWSNNAVLLYRHGLMLGDDGMISLGQAQMLVEVAVEECDRFYPAFQFILWGDKSPADALASALVDAAGEA, from the coding sequence ATGGTGACAAGAACTGTGCAGGACGACTTGCCACGCCACGAGGATAGCGCGCCGGTAGAGATGCTGGCGGCGCTGTTCGAGGCGCGCGGCTGGACCTATGATTTCGTCAGCGATGACGAGATCACCGGCGAGGTGCAGGGCAGCTGGGCCACCTATCAGCTGCGCGGCATCTGGCGCAGCGAGGACAATGTCCTCCAGCTGCTGTGCCTGCCCGACATCCGCGTGCCCGATGACAAGAAACCGGCCATGTTCGAGGTGGTCAGCCTGATCAACGAACAGCTGTGGCTGGGGCATTTCGACGTGTGGTCGAACAATGCCGTGCTGCTTTATCGCCATGGGCTGATGCTGGGCGATGATGGCATGATCAGCCTTGGGCAGGCGCAGATGCTGGTGGAAGTGGCCGTGGAGGAGTGCGACCGCTTCTATCCCGCCTTCCAGTTCATTCTCTGGGGCGACAAGAGCCCCGCCGACGCGCTGGCCAGCGCCCTTGTCGATGCTGCCGGAGAGGCCTGA
- the proB gene encoding glutamate 5-kinase: MSKPARLSTLADLADATLCPRLVIKVGSALLVDKDGPRRAWLTELMAEIAQAKQRGQDVIVVSSGAIALGARKLKLEKGGRGSLADAQAAAAVGQIALSGLWAELLAAHGLTAAQLLLTLEDLEDRRRYLNVTATLTRLLDAGAVPVINENDSVATEEIRFGDNDRLAARVAQAARADAVLLLSDVDGLYDRHPSQPGAQLLPVVTGVTDEIRAMASPVSGSGMGSGGMISKLQAAEIAELAGIALAIGNGTKDKPIARVIEQGIATLFLPRAARARSAARKAWLGGRLRLKGSLVVDAGAVRALGEGASLLAAGMTAVEGHFQRGDAVAIKAQDGMVVAHGLCEYDAAECASLLGRQSAEQAAILGYAPRPAIVHRDQLVMV, translated from the coding sequence ATGTCCAAGCCTGCCCGTCTTTCAACGCTTGCCGATCTGGCCGATGCCACGCTTTGCCCCCGCCTTGTGATCAAGGTCGGTTCGGCGCTGTTGGTGGACAAGGACGGCCCGCGCCGCGCGTGGCTGACGGAGCTGATGGCGGAGATCGCCCAAGCCAAACAGCGCGGACAGGATGTGATCGTGGTCTCTTCCGGCGCCATCGCGCTGGGCGCGCGCAAGCTGAAGCTGGAAAAGGGCGGTCGCGGCAGCCTTGCGGATGCTCAGGCGGCGGCGGCTGTGGGGCAGATCGCGCTGTCGGGTCTCTGGGCCGAGCTGCTGGCCGCGCATGGGCTGACCGCCGCGCAGCTTCTGCTCACCCTTGAGGATCTGGAGGACCGCCGCCGCTATCTCAACGTCACCGCCACGCTGACGCGCCTATTGGACGCGGGCGCGGTGCCGGTCATCAACGAGAACGATTCGGTCGCCACCGAGGAAATCCGCTTTGGCGACAACGACCGCCTTGCCGCGCGCGTGGCTCAGGCGGCGCGCGCCGATGCGGTGCTGCTGCTCTCGGATGTTGATGGCCTGTATGACCGCCATCCCTCGCAGCCCGGCGCGCAGCTGCTGCCGGTGGTGACAGGCGTGACGGACGAAATCCGCGCCATGGCCAGCCCGGTTTCGGGCAGCGGCATGGGCTCTGGCGGGATGATCTCCAAGCTTCAGGCCGCCGAGATCGCCGAGCTGGCGGGCATTGCTCTGGCCATCGGCAACGGCACCAAGGACAAGCCCATCGCCCGCGTGATCGAGCAGGGCATCGCCACATTGTTCCTGCCCCGCGCCGCCCGCGCCCGCAGCGCCGCGCGCAAGGCATGGCTGGGCGGACGTTTGCGCCTCAAAGGCTCGCTGGTGGTGGATGCAGGCGCCGTGCGCGCTCTGGGTGAGGGCGCCAGCCTGCTCGCCGCCGGGATGACCGCTGTCGAGGGCCATTTCCAGCGCGGCGACGCCGTGGCGATCAAGGCGCAGGACGGCATGGTCGTCGCTCACGGCCTCTGCGAATATGACGCTGCCGAATGCGCCAGCCTGCTGGGCCGCCAGTCTGCCGAGCAGGCCGCGATTCTCGGCTATGCCCCGCGCCCGGCCATCGTCCACCGCGACCAGCTGGTGATGGTATGA
- a CDS encoding phosphoadenylyl-sulfate reductase: MATQRIIDQIDTSPAFTEADAAALNLRFAEVSTEELLHAVLVDKVAGNTTLVSSFGADSAVLLHLASRIDPAVPVLFLETGKHFPETLAYRDELVERFGLTGLVNLHPDEEVLAKKDKEGLRWSYDPDGCCEIRKVIPLAKALTSFDSTVTGRKGFQAATRAGLPRFELDKSDAAGRLKVNPLIDWDAARIAAYFAEHDLPAHPLVAQGYPSIGCAPCTSKVAPGEDPRSGRWRGWDKTECGIHVAGKSDDLPPGYEPAF, from the coding sequence ATGGCCACGCAGCGCATCATCGACCAGATCGACACCAGCCCCGCCTTTACCGAGGCGGATGCGGCGGCGCTCAACCTGCGCTTCGCCGAGGTCTCGACGGAAGAGCTGCTCCACGCCGTGCTGGTGGATAAGGTCGCGGGCAACACCACCCTCGTCTCCAGCTTTGGCGCGGACAGCGCGGTGCTGCTGCATCTGGCCTCGCGGATCGACCCTGCCGTCCCTGTGCTGTTCCTCGAAACCGGCAAGCATTTTCCCGAAACGCTGGCCTATCGCGACGAACTGGTCGAACGCTTCGGCCTGACCGGCCTCGTCAACCTGCACCCCGACGAAGAGGTGCTGGCGAAAAAGGACAAGGAAGGCCTGCGCTGGTCCTACGACCCCGACGGCTGCTGCGAGATTCGCAAGGTCATCCCGCTGGCCAAGGCGCTGACCTCGTTCGACAGCACCGTCACCGGCCGCAAGGGCTTTCAGGCCGCAACCCGCGCGGGGCTGCCCCGCTTCGAGCTGGACAAGTCCGACGCGGCGGGCCGCCTGAAGGTCAATCCGCTGATCGATTGGGACGCCGCCCGCATCGCCGCCTATTTCGCGGAGCATGATCTGCCCGCGCATCCGCTGGTGGCTCAGGGTTATCCGTCGATCGGTTGCGCGCCCTGCACGAGCAAGGTGGCTCCCGGTGAAGATCCCCGTTCCGGGCGTTGGCGCGGGTGGGACAAGACCGAGTGTGGCATTCACGTCGCGGGCAAGAGCGACGATCTGCCTCCGGGGTATGAACCGGCGTTTTAA
- the obgE gene encoding GTPase ObgE, giving the protein MHFLDQAKIYIRSGSGGPGAVAFRREKYVEYGGPNGGDGGKGGDIIFEAVAGLNTLIDFRYTQHFKAQRGMGGQGTNRTGAGGEDLVIRVPIGTQVLDDDRETVLLDLTEAGQQVMLLRGGDGGRGNASFKSSTNRAPRQHGPGWPGEEMWVWLRLKLLADVGLVGLPNAGKSTFINQISNTKAKVGDYAFTTLRPQLGVVRHKAREFVVADIPGLIAGAAEGAGVGDRFLGHIERCRVLVHLIDIAGKEPVEAMQIVEDELAAYGEGLDEKPRLVALNKIDQADSELATAYAAELIAAGADRVFPISGATGAGFDALLDAVISYLPAATVTERPTGEREEAEDKPWSPLD; this is encoded by the coding sequence ATGCATTTTCTCGACCAGGCCAAGATTTACATCCGCTCGGGCAGCGGCGGCCCCGGCGCCGTGGCGTTCCGGCGCGAGAAATACGTCGAATACGGCGGCCCCAACGGCGGTGACGGCGGCAAGGGCGGCGACATCATTTTCGAGGCGGTGGCGGGGCTCAACACGCTGATCGATTTCCGCTACACCCAGCACTTCAAGGCCCAGCGCGGCATGGGCGGGCAGGGCACCAACCGCACCGGCGCGGGCGGCGAGGATCTGGTGATCCGCGTTCCCATCGGCACGCAGGTGCTGGACGATGATCGCGAGACCGTCCTGCTCGACCTCACCGAAGCAGGCCAGCAGGTGATGCTGCTGCGCGGCGGTGATGGCGGTCGCGGCAATGCCAGCTTCAAGTCCTCTACCAACCGCGCTCCGCGCCAGCATGGCCCCGGTTGGCCCGGCGAGGAAATGTGGGTGTGGCTGCGTCTCAAGCTGCTGGCGGATGTCGGCCTTGTCGGCCTGCCCAACGCGGGCAAATCCACCTTCATCAACCAGATTTCGAACACCAAGGCCAAGGTCGGCGATTACGCCTTCACCACGCTGCGCCCGCAGCTGGGCGTGGTGCGCCACAAGGCCCGCGAATTCGTCGTGGCCGACATTCCCGGCCTGATCGCCGGCGCCGCTGAGGGCGCGGGCGTGGGTGACCGCTTCCTCGGCCATATCGAGCGCTGCCGCGTGCTGGTGCATCTCATCGACATCGCGGGCAAGGAGCCCGTGGAAGCGATGCAGATCGTGGAAGACGAACTGGCCGCCTATGGCGAGGGTCTGGACGAAAAGCCGCGTCTGGTGGCGCTGAACAAGATCGATCAGGCCGACAGCGAGCTGGCTACGGCCTATGCCGCTGAGCTGATCGCAGCCGGCGCGGACCGCGTGTTCCCGATTTCGGGCGCGACTGGCGCCGGGTTCGATGCCCTGCTGGACGCCGTGATCTCCTATCTGCCCGCCGCGACCGTGACCGAGCGTCCGACCGGCGAGCGGGAAGAGGCTGAGGATAAGCCTTGGTCGCCTTTGGATTGA
- a CDS encoding NAD-dependent epimerase/dehydratase family protein, protein MTAPLLALTGGTGFVGQAVLEEAARCGMQVRALARRPMPDMPGVDWVQGDLDDRAALARLMRDAEAVLHVAGVVNTPDPEEFTRANVTGTLTMLEAALAAGVPRFIFVSSLSAREPDLSAYGASKARAEHIVKASGLDWTIVRPPAIYGPRDKEMFELFRAAKYGVVPVPAGGRASIVHVEDLARLLLALLPGGEEVTSQTFEPDDGIPEGWAHDDLARAIGAAMGRRAKVVQLSERLMRWGASLDGTFRGAKAKLTQDRVGYMTHPDWVVSAEARVPASIWEPAIDTRSGLASTAEWYRREEWL, encoded by the coding sequence ATGACCGCGCCCCTGCTGGCCCTGACCGGCGGCACGGGTTTCGTAGGCCAGGCCGTGCTGGAGGAAGCCGCGCGCTGCGGTATGCAGGTGCGCGCGCTGGCCCGCCGCCCCATGCCCGATATGCCCGGCGTGGATTGGGTGCAGGGCGATCTCGATGACCGCGCCGCGCTCGCCCGACTGATGCGCGATGCCGAGGCCGTGCTTCACGTCGCAGGCGTGGTGAACACGCCCGACCCCGAAGAATTCACCCGCGCCAACGTCACCGGTACGCTCACCATGCTGGAGGCCGCGCTGGCTGCCGGCGTGCCGCGCTTCATCTTCGTCTCCTCGCTCTCCGCTCGCGAGCCCGATCTGTCGGCCTATGGCGCCTCCAAGGCCCGCGCCGAGCATATCGTGAAGGCCAGCGGCCTCGACTGGACCATCGTGCGCCCGCCCGCCATCTACGGCCCGCGCGACAAGGAAATGTTCGAACTCTTCCGCGCCGCGAAATACGGCGTGGTGCCCGTGCCCGCCGGAGGCCGCGCCTCCATCGTCCATGTCGAGGATCTGGCCCGCCTGCTGCTGGCCCTGCTGCCCGGCGGCGAGGAGGTCACTAGCCAGACCTTCGAGCCCGATGACGGCATCCCCGAAGGCTGGGCCCATGACGACCTCGCCCGCGCCATCGGCGCCGCCATGGGTCGCCGTGCGAAGGTGGTGCAGCTGTCAGAGCGCCTGATGCGCTGGGGCGCCAGCCTCGACGGGACCTTCCGTGGCGCCAAGGCCAAGCTGACGCAGGACCGTGTAGGTTACATGACGCATCCTGACTGGGTCGTTTCCGCCGAGGCCCGCGTGCCTGCCTCCATCTGGGAGCCTGCTATCGATACGCGCAGTGGGCTTGCCTCGACTGCCGAGTGGTATCGGCGGGAAGAGTGGCTGTAG
- the proC gene encoding pyrroline-5-carboxylate reductase, whose amino-acid sequence MSFPEKILIIGCGNMGGAMLAGWLRGGVAADRFTVVDPRLEAAPEGVRLLRELPVGEVFDLMLLGVKPQMLDDVAGQLTALAGAGTVVLSILAGAELASLATRFPDAKGIVRVMPNLAAALGESPMGVAAQGLSEDEKAGLTAFLSHLGTPEWVGEDLFHAVTALAGSGPAFVYRIIDALATGGVALGLDPDQALRLARSMVQGAADLAMASPYDPGELARRVASPGGTTQAGLDVLDADGAALALMQATLNAAEKRSREMAEEAR is encoded by the coding sequence ATGAGTTTTCCTGAAAAGATCCTGATCATCGGCTGCGGCAATATGGGCGGCGCGATGCTGGCCGGCTGGCTGCGCGGCGGCGTGGCGGCGGACCGTTTCACCGTGGTCGATCCCAGGCTGGAGGCCGCGCCCGAAGGCGTGCGCCTGCTGCGCGAGCTGCCCGTGGGCGAGGTGTTCGACCTCATGCTGCTGGGCGTGAAGCCGCAGATGCTGGACGATGTGGCCGGGCAGCTGACGGCGCTGGCCGGGGCAGGGACGGTTGTGCTCTCCATTCTGGCCGGTGCCGAACTGGCCAGCCTTGCCACGCGCTTCCCCGATGCCAAGGGTATCGTCCGCGTGATGCCGAATCTGGCCGCTGCTCTGGGTGAAAGCCCGATGGGCGTGGCCGCTCAGGGCCTGTCGGAAGACGAGAAGGCCGGGCTCACCGCCTTCCTCAGCCATCTGGGCACGCCCGAATGGGTGGGCGAGGATCTGTTTCATGCCGTGACCGCTCTGGCCGGTTCCGGCCCGGCCTTTGTCTATCGCATCATTGATGCGCTGGCGACGGGCGGTGTGGCGCTGGGGCTCGATCCCGATCAGGCGCTGCGTCTGGCGCGTTCGATGGTGCAGGGCGCGGCTGATCTGGCGATGGCCTCGCCCTATGATCCGGGCGAGCTGGCGCGCCGTGTGGCCAGCCCCGGCGGCACCACGCAGGCCGGGCTCGATGTGCTGGATGCCGATGGCGCTGCGCTGGCGCTGATGCAGGCCACGCTGAACGCCGCTGAAAAGCGTAGCCGTGAAATGGCTGAAGAGGCTCGATAA